One genomic segment of Balneolaceae bacterium includes these proteins:
- a CDS encoding purine-nucleoside phosphorylase: protein MALDSVKLFREKRDEALQFIQSHTDLRPNYMLILGTGLGQLADEMNIVDQISYDQIPHFPVSTVESHAGKLLFGTLGGKEVVAMQGRFHYYEGYTMQQIVFPIRILKENGADTLFVSNACGGMNPQYKRGDIMLISDHINLLGDNPLIGPNDDELGPRFPDMSDPYTERLREIAQTVALEDSIPMHQGVYVAVSGPMLETKSEYRFLRLIGADVVGMSTIPEVISAVHMGMDVLGISAITDECFPDALEPVNIEDILEAAGIAEPKMTKVIIRVLEKL, encoded by the coding sequence ATGGCATTAGACTCAGTAAAACTCTTTAGGGAAAAACGCGACGAAGCTTTACAATTTATTCAATCTCATACAGACTTACGTCCCAATTATATGTTAATACTGGGAACCGGTTTGGGGCAGCTTGCCGATGAGATGAATATAGTTGACCAGATCTCTTACGATCAAATTCCTCATTTTCCTGTTTCAACTGTGGAAAGCCATGCCGGAAAATTGCTGTTTGGCACTCTTGGCGGAAAGGAGGTGGTAGCCATGCAGGGACGCTTCCACTATTATGAAGGATACACCATGCAGCAGATCGTTTTCCCGATTCGCATACTGAAGGAGAATGGAGCTGATACACTGTTTGTAAGTAACGCTTGCGGCGGAATGAATCCCCAATATAAACGGGGGGATATCATGCTGATTTCAGATCATATCAATCTGTTGGGAGACAACCCGCTCATCGGCCCGAATGATGATGAACTGGGACCAAGATTTCCTGATATGAGTGATCCTTACACCGAACGTTTACGTGAAATTGCACAGACTGTAGCACTTGAAGACTCCATACCGATGCATCAAGGCGTGTATGTAGCTGTAAGCGGGCCAATGCTTGAAACCAAATCTGAATATCGTTTTCTGCGTTTGATCGGTGCGGATGTGGTTGGAATGAGTACCATCCCTGAAGTGATTTCTGCCGTACATATGGGAATGGATGTTTTAGGTATTTCCGCAATTACAGACGAATGTTTTCCCGACGCACTGGAACCTGTTAATATCGAAGATATTTTAGAAGCGGCCGGCATAGCAGAACCTAAAATGACAAAAGTGATCATCCGGGTTTTAGAAAAACTATAA